A genomic window from Megalobrama amblycephala isolate DHTTF-2021 linkage group LG2, ASM1881202v1, whole genome shotgun sequence includes:
- the si:dkey-175g6.2 gene encoding FK506-binding protein 5 isoform X2, whose amino-acid sequence MVMFCCCYPSSTSALLLVLYSLTPLLALAAPALQQRSSVSSSINEALHLAKEDPGAAEEASWTHRKVDSLLQKPLGQEHISNMDSASALASVLLEALDHPVREKMTQGDSEEGLAMEAMRNQGDLEQDTEKSLEAVQPGEENRGQGKPKDESEIEKEDEVNAAKDGQLVSQSNVATPLQRKARGYFQNIDLGLQDNEILPPLKGYKAYNQQLAQATKKLKWQEERTRNPSQLDRNFMDDFDFVEEEEEEILTRKEEEAQARAEQEEVSRQEAEAQEAREEEQRLADIASDMLLEYMGRKQKASSYMSDMKVAALLNNVAEDKRSNEVEDSDDDDEMDPQTIDKLIEISSKLHLPADDVVEIISDVQEKKKKRKDLPPSNTPRFRPLVPLKAKPRPQAYQYPKSPKKSSYTVDPYKKWYKEKNKGKLSKQDYWFKPQKQFLAYPSFPYYQKPYRAYYPVFFPPPKPRFYTNPALSFDYNFGGSMGYGLKPPNRRYRDKPKARDWKWAQAPQRSQSPYPQPGTVISNYILPHPRTYQALPMPKPRSPPSGRVPSYIYPPDYVYDEPESPQESDEELENFIEKIYYNRRLF is encoded by the coding sequence ATGGTCATGTTCTGCTGTTGCTACCCCTCCAGCACCTCAGCTCTCCTGTTAGTCCTTTACAGCCTCACCCCCCTGCTGGCCCTGGCTGCCCCTGCACTTCAGCAGAGATCTTCAGtcagcagcagcatcaatgAGGCTCTCCACTTGGCAAAAGAGGACCCGGGGGCAGCAGAAGAAGCTTCTTGGACACATAGGAAAGTGGACAGCCTGCTCCAGAAACCCTTGGGACAGGAACATATCTCAAATATGGACTCTGCCAGTGCTCTAGCTTCAGTTCTGCTTGAGGCTCTCGACCACCCAGTCAGAGAGAAGATGACCCAGGGGGATTCTGAAGAAGGACTCGCAATGGAGGCAATGAGGAATCAGGGAGACCTTGAGCAGGACACAGAGAAATCATTAGAGGCAGTACAGCCAGGTGAGGAAAACAGGGGACAAGGAAAGCCAAAGGATGAAAGTGAGATTGAGAAGGAGGATGAGGTGAATGCAGCTAAAGACGGGCAACTAGTGAGTCAGTCTAATGTGGCCACCCCCCTCCAGCGCAAAGCCAGGGGTTATTTCCAAAACATTGACCTTGGACTGCAAGACAATGAGATCCTCCCACCTCTAAAAGGCTACAAAGCCTATAACCAGCAGTTGGCCCAGGCGACCAAGAAGCTTAAGTGGCAGGAAGAGCGAACAAGAAACCCATCCCAGCTCGACAGAAACTTCATGGATGATTTTGACTTTgtggaagaggaggaggaggagattCTGACCCGCAAGGAAGAGGAGGCACAGGCGCGAGCAGAGCAGGAGGAGGTGAGTCGGCAGGAGGCAGAGGCACAGGAGGCACGTGAGGAGGAGCAGAGATTGGCTGACATTGCCTCTGACATGCTTCTGGAGTACATGGGCAGGAAGCAGAAAGCATCATCCTACATGAGTGACATGAAGGTGGCGGCTCTTCTGAACAATGTGGCCGAGGACAAGCGCTCGAACGAGGTGGAGGATAGCGACGATGACGATGAAATGGATCCCCAGACCATCGACAAGCTGATCGAAATCTCCAGCAAGCTGCACTTGCCTGCTGATGACGTGGTTGAAATAATCAGTGATGTTcaggaaaagaagaaaaagaggaaGGATTTACCCCCGAGCAACACCCCTCGTTTCCGCCCTCTAGTTCCTCTCAAAGCCAAGCCAAGGCCTCAGGCGTATCAATATCCTAAGTCACCTAAGAAATCCTCTTATACAGTCGATCCATATAAGAAATGGTACAAGGAGAAAAACAAAGGCAAGCTCAGCAAGCAGGACTACTGGTTTAAGCCGCAGAAGCAGTTTCTGGCCTATCCCTCATTCCCCTATTATCAGAAGCCATATCGAGCTTATTACCCAGTCTTCTTCCCACCCCCCAAGCCGCGGTTCTATACAAATCCTGCTCTGTCATTTGACTACAACTTTGGGGGCTCCATGGGGTACGGTCTGAAGCCTCCAAACCGTAGGTATAGAGACAAGCCAAAGGCGAGAGACTGGAAATGGGCACAAGCCCCGCAACGCTCCCAGAGCCCCTACCCACAACCTGGCACTGTCATATCTAATTACATTCTACCCCATCCCCGAACTTACCAGGCTCTCCCCATGCCCAAACCACGTTCTCCTCCAAGTGGGAGAGTACCTTCTTACATCTACCCACCAGACTATGTATACGATGAGCCGGAGTCTCCACAGGAAAGTGATGAAGAACTGGAGAACTTCATTGAGAAGATTTATTACAACCGTAGGTTATTTTAG
- the si:dkey-175g6.2 gene encoding FK506-binding protein 5 isoform X1, whose translation MAAVLPSPPSCPLCMVMFCCCYPSSTSALLLVLYSLTPLLALAAPALQQRSSVSSSINEALHLAKEDPGAAEEASWTHRKVDSLLQKPLGQEHISNMDSASALASVLLEALDHPVREKMTQGDSEEGLAMEAMRNQGDLEQDTEKSLEAVQPGEENRGQGKPKDESEIEKEDEVNAAKDGQLVSQSNVATPLQRKARGYFQNIDLGLQDNEILPPLKGYKAYNQQLAQATKKLKWQEERTRNPSQLDRNFMDDFDFVEEEEEEILTRKEEEAQARAEQEEVSRQEAEAQEAREEEQRLADIASDMLLEYMGRKQKASSYMSDMKVAALLNNVAEDKRSNEVEDSDDDDEMDPQTIDKLIEISSKLHLPADDVVEIISDVQEKKKKRKDLPPSNTPRFRPLVPLKAKPRPQAYQYPKSPKKSSYTVDPYKKWYKEKNKGKLSKQDYWFKPQKQFLAYPSFPYYQKPYRAYYPVFFPPPKPRFYTNPALSFDYNFGGSMGYGLKPPNRRYRDKPKARDWKWAQAPQRSQSPYPQPGTVISNYILPHPRTYQALPMPKPRSPPSGRVPSYIYPPDYVYDEPESPQESDEELENFIEKIYYNRRLF comes from the coding sequence GTGCTCCCCTCTCCCCCATCCTGTCCTCTCTGCATGGTCATGTTCTGCTGTTGCTACCCCTCCAGCACCTCAGCTCTCCTGTTAGTCCTTTACAGCCTCACCCCCCTGCTGGCCCTGGCTGCCCCTGCACTTCAGCAGAGATCTTCAGtcagcagcagcatcaatgAGGCTCTCCACTTGGCAAAAGAGGACCCGGGGGCAGCAGAAGAAGCTTCTTGGACACATAGGAAAGTGGACAGCCTGCTCCAGAAACCCTTGGGACAGGAACATATCTCAAATATGGACTCTGCCAGTGCTCTAGCTTCAGTTCTGCTTGAGGCTCTCGACCACCCAGTCAGAGAGAAGATGACCCAGGGGGATTCTGAAGAAGGACTCGCAATGGAGGCAATGAGGAATCAGGGAGACCTTGAGCAGGACACAGAGAAATCATTAGAGGCAGTACAGCCAGGTGAGGAAAACAGGGGACAAGGAAAGCCAAAGGATGAAAGTGAGATTGAGAAGGAGGATGAGGTGAATGCAGCTAAAGACGGGCAACTAGTGAGTCAGTCTAATGTGGCCACCCCCCTCCAGCGCAAAGCCAGGGGTTATTTCCAAAACATTGACCTTGGACTGCAAGACAATGAGATCCTCCCACCTCTAAAAGGCTACAAAGCCTATAACCAGCAGTTGGCCCAGGCGACCAAGAAGCTTAAGTGGCAGGAAGAGCGAACAAGAAACCCATCCCAGCTCGACAGAAACTTCATGGATGATTTTGACTTTgtggaagaggaggaggaggagattCTGACCCGCAAGGAAGAGGAGGCACAGGCGCGAGCAGAGCAGGAGGAGGTGAGTCGGCAGGAGGCAGAGGCACAGGAGGCACGTGAGGAGGAGCAGAGATTGGCTGACATTGCCTCTGACATGCTTCTGGAGTACATGGGCAGGAAGCAGAAAGCATCATCCTACATGAGTGACATGAAGGTGGCGGCTCTTCTGAACAATGTGGCCGAGGACAAGCGCTCGAACGAGGTGGAGGATAGCGACGATGACGATGAAATGGATCCCCAGACCATCGACAAGCTGATCGAAATCTCCAGCAAGCTGCACTTGCCTGCTGATGACGTGGTTGAAATAATCAGTGATGTTcaggaaaagaagaaaaagaggaaGGATTTACCCCCGAGCAACACCCCTCGTTTCCGCCCTCTAGTTCCTCTCAAAGCCAAGCCAAGGCCTCAGGCGTATCAATATCCTAAGTCACCTAAGAAATCCTCTTATACAGTCGATCCATATAAGAAATGGTACAAGGAGAAAAACAAAGGCAAGCTCAGCAAGCAGGACTACTGGTTTAAGCCGCAGAAGCAGTTTCTGGCCTATCCCTCATTCCCCTATTATCAGAAGCCATATCGAGCTTATTACCCAGTCTTCTTCCCACCCCCCAAGCCGCGGTTCTATACAAATCCTGCTCTGTCATTTGACTACAACTTTGGGGGCTCCATGGGGTACGGTCTGAAGCCTCCAAACCGTAGGTATAGAGACAAGCCAAAGGCGAGAGACTGGAAATGGGCACAAGCCCCGCAACGCTCCCAGAGCCCCTACCCACAACCTGGCACTGTCATATCTAATTACATTCTACCCCATCCCCGAACTTACCAGGCTCTCCCCATGCCCAAACCACGTTCTCCTCCAAGTGGGAGAGTACCTTCTTACATCTACCCACCAGACTATGTATACGATGAGCCGGAGTCTCCACAGGAAAGTGATGAAGAACTGGAGAACTTCATTGAGAAGATTTATTACAACCGTAGGTTATTTTAG